A region of Paenibacillus sp. 37 DNA encodes the following proteins:
- a CDS encoding histidine kinase N-terminal 7TM domain-containing protein — MHEYILDRGGPSMNPNMYLSALLMAATCCTLMLAYLSYKRRSSPIAVSYGLGMLVSSFYTFGYGFEIISQQLDHIRFWLRIEYVGILLGPVFYFLMVLHYTGRESWVRTRNVVLLLIVPVFTFITHNTNEWHHLFYTNMTIDTSWGFPLVSLERGPLFSVHVVFSYALFFISVFFLIQMLLRAVPPLKKQVVFMIIGSCGPFIFSLIYLSNIFHSPLDFSPFGFVISGIFYTWGVFQFNLLRLAPLAYQKVFESIQDAVIVFDLDHVLTSYNRSARRIIESLHPKGLGQHASQVLVQYPQLLAKLLEQEPLNDVRKIQLSNDPSSRTYNVHLSLVQHQSGKPIGKMLLLNDVTEAVQAEKKLRDNAQQLSELNTFKDRMFNVVAHDIRDPVAVLVNLMDLLEEEIQGSNADHEEIIHEMKHQIHNTFALVEGLLEWFRSQGGGQVFHPVERDLHYSVEASIRLLRVRSENKQIQMVSNISPGVCVYADKEMLDLILRNLLSNSIKFSNPGGQITLNAERKDQHIVVSVSDTGEGITDEQARSLLQDEYPVSATGTAGERGSGFGLNLCREFVRLNGGEIWFDSRPSQGSTFYFSIPLPPETTASGPLPYSVQVGDNT; from the coding sequence ATGAACCCTAATATGTACTTATCTGCATTGCTGATGGCTGCGACCTGCTGCACATTAATGCTTGCTTACCTCTCCTATAAAAGAAGAAGCTCGCCCATTGCCGTCAGTTACGGGCTGGGGATGCTTGTCAGTTCTTTTTATACATTCGGCTATGGCTTCGAGATCATTAGTCAGCAACTGGACCATATTCGATTCTGGCTTCGAATCGAGTATGTTGGAATTCTGCTTGGGCCGGTGTTCTACTTCCTTATGGTACTGCATTATACAGGCCGTGAATCATGGGTGCGGACACGCAATGTGGTTCTATTGCTGATTGTGCCTGTTTTTACGTTTATCACACATAATACCAATGAGTGGCATCATCTCTTCTATACCAACATGACGATCGATACATCCTGGGGATTTCCACTCGTGTCTCTTGAGAGAGGACCTTTATTTTCTGTTCATGTCGTCTTTTCCTATGCACTGTTCTTTATTTCTGTGTTTTTCCTGATACAGATGTTGCTTCGTGCCGTACCCCCTTTGAAAAAACAAGTGGTGTTCATGATTATTGGCTCCTGTGGACCATTCATTTTCTCACTAATTTACCTAAGTAATATCTTTCATTCACCCCTTGATTTTTCTCCATTTGGATTTGTTATATCGGGCATCTTCTACACATGGGGAGTCTTCCAATTCAATCTACTTCGTCTGGCTCCGCTGGCATACCAAAAGGTATTCGAATCCATACAGGATGCTGTTATTGTGTTCGATCTGGACCATGTGTTGACCAGCTACAACCGTTCTGCCCGGCGTATCATTGAGTCTCTTCATCCCAAAGGCTTGGGCCAACATGCCAGTCAGGTACTTGTACAATACCCACAGCTTCTAGCAAAGCTGCTTGAACAGGAACCGCTTAACGATGTCCGTAAAATTCAACTCTCCAACGACCCGAGTAGTAGAACCTATAACGTTCATCTTTCTCTTGTTCAGCATCAAAGTGGTAAACCCATTGGCAAGATGCTACTGCTTAATGATGTGACTGAAGCCGTGCAGGCCGAGAAGAAACTTCGCGACAACGCCCAACAGTTAAGTGAGCTCAACACGTTCAAAGACCGAATGTTCAATGTCGTGGCTCACGATATACGTGATCCAGTAGCCGTACTGGTTAATCTGATGGACTTGCTTGAGGAAGAAATACAAGGATCCAATGCTGATCATGAAGAGATTATCCATGAAATGAAGCACCAGATTCATAATACGTTTGCTCTGGTAGAAGGACTGCTCGAATGGTTCCGCAGCCAAGGCGGAGGACAGGTCTTTCATCCGGTGGAACGGGATCTGCACTATTCTGTGGAGGCCAGTATACGCTTGTTACGTGTTCGCAGCGAGAATAAGCAGATTCAAATGGTATCGAATATTTCACCAGGAGTGTGCGTCTATGCGGATAAAGAAATGCTTGACCTGATTCTTCGAAACCTTTTATCCAACAGCATTAAATTCAGTAATCCGGGAGGACAGATCACGTTGAACGCCGAACGAAAGGATCAGCACATTGTGGTATCCGTCAGCGATACGGGAGAAGGAATTACGGATGAACAGGCCCGTTCCCTGCTTCAGGATGAGTATCCGGTATCGGCAACGGGAACAGCGGGAGAACGAGGCAGCGGGTTTGGTTTGAATCTCTGCCGAGAGTTCGTACGCCTGAATGGGGGCGAGATCTGGTTTGACAGCAGACCTTCGCAAGGCAGCACCTTCTACTTCTCTATACCCCTCCCACCCGAGACTACTGCAAGCGGGCCTCTTCCATACTCCGTGCAGGTGGGGGACAATACATGA
- a CDS encoding response regulator, producing MKVILVDDEKAMHLIMKKMLAKIGEVEVMGAFLNTKAASSYLDDHEVDLIFVDINMPRESGLEFAEGLRKQGKQTRIVFITSHVEYALSAFEVFAFDYMVKPVKQDRLLQTVHRALAESRSKLPEEEVVATIEAQAVEFNALGRVEIHSDHGTKTKWKSSKSIELFAYLLVQQGRLVSRTRLIEDIFGNMPQKNAEVYLNTTVYQLRKLLNGYGLKKVLHTYNNYYALNLSDITVDFISFEEGCRRLSIIQSGADMEQALLIEQMYVGDLFGEYGYTWSLSEVERLSLMYNALNQRLCNALLEAKDTSNAIRLLKKLLHRNELHEESLILLIRALSMQNNKEALIKHYEQYSAHLLQEIGAAPSQELAALYAQLLSETQ from the coding sequence ATGAAGGTCATTCTGGTAGACGATGAGAAGGCCATGCACCTGATTATGAAAAAGATGCTGGCAAAGATCGGGGAAGTGGAGGTCATGGGTGCATTTCTGAATACTAAGGCCGCATCATCATATCTTGACGATCACGAGGTAGATCTAATTTTTGTCGATATTAACATGCCCCGGGAAAGTGGACTGGAATTCGCAGAAGGACTGCGAAAGCAGGGAAAACAGACCCGGATTGTATTTATAACATCTCATGTAGAATATGCCTTATCTGCATTCGAGGTCTTTGCCTTTGATTATATGGTGAAACCAGTGAAACAGGATCGGCTCCTCCAAACGGTACACAGAGCGCTGGCAGAGTCGCGCAGCAAGTTACCTGAGGAAGAAGTCGTGGCAACGATTGAAGCGCAAGCGGTAGAGTTCAATGCTCTGGGCAGAGTCGAGATTCACAGCGACCACGGAACCAAGACCAAATGGAAATCCAGCAAAAGTATTGAATTGTTTGCATATCTGCTTGTCCAGCAAGGACGGCTTGTATCCCGTACCCGTCTCATTGAAGATATTTTCGGAAACATGCCACAGAAGAATGCCGAAGTCTACCTCAACACAACTGTTTATCAGCTACGCAAGTTGCTTAATGGGTATGGACTGAAAAAAGTACTTCATACGTACAATAATTATTACGCTCTGAATTTATCCGATATTACGGTGGATTTTATCAGCTTCGAAGAAGGATGTAGGCGGCTATCCATCATTCAATCCGGAGCAGACATGGAACAAGCCCTATTGATTGAGCAAATGTATGTGGGTGATTTATTTGGAGAGTATGGATACACGTGGTCCTTAAGCGAGGTTGAACGACTGTCACTTATGTATAACGCATTGAACCAGCGGTTGTGTAATGCCCTACTGGAAGCCAAAGATACCAGTAATGCTATCCGCCTACTCAAAAAACTCCTGCATCGCAATGAATTGCACGAAGAATCGCTGATCCTGCTCATCCGAGCACTTTCCATGCAGAATAACAAGGAAGCCCTGATCAAACATTATGAACAATATTCAGCACATTTACTTCAGGAAATAGGTGCTGCTCCTTCTCAGGAGCTTGCTGCTCTATATGCACAATTATTATCGGAAACCCAATAG
- the uxaC gene encoding glucuronate isomerase, whose protein sequence is MKSFLDEQFLLHNETAIKLYEDYAKDMPIIDYHCHLSPQEIYENKTFGNLTEAWLYGDHYKWRLMRANGIEEQYVTGGGGVTDYDRFLAYAKTVPMMIGNPLYAWSHLELQRYFGVYEVLNETSAPAIWEKVNAKLNSDGFGARDLITKSNVTVVCTTDDPTDSLEYHLKIQEIEGFDTAVLPSFRPDKGLELNRDTFVEWVGKLSQASGTAISDYESFLAALESRVEFFHSVGGRVSDHALDYVPYGVATREEAAAIFAKALAGQKVSREEEDKYKTVTLTFLGKLYAERGWVMQFHINAARNNNTRMFAKLGPDTGYDAVNDTPLSSAMIGLLDALEQQQALPKTILYSLNPRDNEVLAAIIGSFQGGGIPGKIQLGAAWWFNDTKDGMLAQMKALANVGLLSRFVGMLTDSRSFLSYTRHEYFRRLVCNLIGEWAEQGEAPQDLELLGQIVQGIAYNNAKEYFPFASVPKTVSASQS, encoded by the coding sequence ATGAAATCTTTTCTGGATGAACAATTTTTGCTGCACAATGAAACGGCGATCAAGTTATATGAGGATTATGCCAAAGACATGCCGATTATTGATTATCATTGCCACCTCAGTCCTCAGGAGATCTACGAGAACAAAACCTTTGGCAATCTTACAGAGGCTTGGTTATACGGTGATCACTATAAGTGGCGGCTCATGCGCGCAAACGGAATTGAAGAGCAATATGTGACCGGCGGCGGAGGAGTGACTGATTACGATCGTTTCCTGGCTTACGCCAAAACGGTCCCTATGATGATCGGTAATCCGCTGTATGCCTGGTCTCACTTGGAATTACAGCGATATTTCGGCGTCTACGAAGTATTGAATGAGACAAGCGCACCGGCCATCTGGGAAAAAGTAAATGCCAAACTGAACAGTGACGGATTCGGTGCACGTGATCTGATTACCAAATCTAATGTCACTGTTGTGTGCACAACCGATGACCCAACGGATTCTCTGGAGTATCATCTAAAGATTCAGGAAATCGAAGGCTTTGACACGGCGGTATTACCTTCTTTCCGCCCGGATAAAGGCTTGGAATTGAACCGGGATACCTTCGTGGAATGGGTGGGCAAGCTGTCGCAGGCATCTGGCACTGCCATTTCAGATTATGAATCCTTCCTTGCTGCGCTGGAGTCACGTGTGGAATTCTTCCATTCTGTCGGCGGCAGAGTCTCTGACCATGCACTCGATTATGTCCCTTACGGTGTGGCTACGCGAGAGGAAGCAGCTGCCATCTTTGCCAAGGCACTTGCGGGTCAGAAGGTAAGTCGTGAGGAAGAGGACAAGTACAAGACAGTGACGCTGACGTTCCTTGGCAAACTGTATGCAGAGCGGGGCTGGGTGATGCAGTTCCACATTAATGCAGCCCGTAACAACAATACGCGGATGTTTGCCAAGCTTGGGCCAGATACCGGTTACGATGCCGTGAATGATACACCGCTATCATCAGCAATGATTGGATTGCTTGATGCGTTAGAGCAGCAGCAGGCGTTACCCAAAACGATTCTGTATTCCTTAAATCCAAGGGACAACGAAGTGCTCGCGGCGATCATCGGCAGCTTCCAGGGCGGGGGTATTCCTGGCAAAATTCAGCTTGGTGCAGCATGGTGGTTCAATGATACGAAGGACGGAATGCTGGCCCAGATGAAGGCACTGGCGAATGTGGGTCTGCTCAGCCGATTTGTCGGTATGCTGACCGATTCACGCAGCTTCCTTTCTTACACCCGGCATGAGTATTTCCGTCGATTGGTCTGCAACCTTATCGGTGAATGGGCTGAACAAGGGGAGGCGCCGCAGGATCTGGAGCTGCTTGGTCAGATCGTACAGGGCATCGCCTACAACAATGCAAAAGAGTATTTCCCGTTTGCTTCAGTTCCTAAAACAGTCTCTGCTTCACAGTCCTGA
- a CDS encoding MBL fold metallo-hydrolase, producing the protein MKVTFLGTGDMFSVEQHHNSMLAEFGDTHLVIDFPESNAKALKEYGFPMTDIHNVFITHLHEDHINGVQMLGYYAQIVGDRKPRLFIHEQLVDPLWNILSPGMRYTTDGERTMSDYYDVVPLPDGGTFELGGVTFETFRTQHVPGMVSNGLLAKPYFYYSADSTLDQERVEQVAADVQLIFHECHMHDLVIKSHTSLKDLEQLPAEVRQKTVLMHYHDEYADADKREQFNRAHDLRMVGTLESFELK; encoded by the coding sequence TTGAAAGTTACTTTTCTGGGCACAGGAGATATGTTTAGCGTGGAGCAGCACCACAATAGTATGCTGGCTGAATTCGGTGACACGCATCTGGTCATTGATTTTCCGGAATCGAATGCCAAAGCACTCAAGGAATACGGTTTTCCAATGACCGATATCCACAACGTGTTCATTACCCACCTGCATGAGGATCATATTAACGGTGTACAGATGCTGGGTTATTACGCACAGATTGTAGGCGACCGCAAACCCCGTCTGTTCATCCATGAACAATTGGTAGATCCACTCTGGAACATTCTATCCCCCGGAATGCGCTACACAACAGATGGTGAACGTACCATGAGCGATTACTATGATGTCGTTCCCCTGCCAGATGGAGGCACATTCGAACTGGGCGGCGTGACGTTTGAGACGTTTCGGACCCAACATGTTCCCGGTATGGTCAGCAATGGGCTTCTCGCCAAGCCTTACTTCTATTACAGTGCAGACAGTACACTCGACCAGGAACGGGTGGAGCAAGTTGCCGCTGATGTGCAGCTGATTTTCCATGAATGTCATATGCATGATCTGGTGATCAAATCCCATACCTCATTGAAGGATCTGGAGCAGTTACCCGCGGAAGTGAGACAGAAAACCGTACTGATGCATTATCATGATGAGTACGCGGATGCGGACAAACGGGAACAGTTCAACCGCGCGCATGATCTACGGATGGTTGGTACGTTGGAATCATTTGAACTGAAGTAG
- a CDS encoding alpha-amylase: protein MKRNHTMMQFFEWHLAADGDHWKRLAEMAPELKAKGIDSVWVPPVTKAVSAEDTGYGVYDLYDLGEFDQKGTVRTKYGTKQELVEAIAECQKNGIAVYVDLVMNHKAGADETEVFKVIEVDPNDRTKEISEPFEIEGWTKFTFPGRGDQYSSFKWSSEHFNGTDFDAKGERTGVFRIAGENKKWNENVDDEFGNYDYLMFANIDYNHPDVRREMIDWGKWLIDTLQCGGFRLDAIKHINHEFIKEFAAEMIRKRGQDFYIVGEFWNSNLDACREFLDTVDYQIDLFDVSLHYKLHEASLAGRDFDLSKIFDDTLVQTHPTHAVTFVDNHDSQPHEALESWIGDWFKPSAYALTLLRRDGYPVVFYGDYYGIGGPEPVDGKKEVLDILLSARCNKAYGEQEDYFDHANTIGWVRRGVEEIEGSGCAVVISNGDDGEKRMFIGEHRAGEVWVDLTKSCEDQITIEKDGWATFHVCGGGVSVWALPEQNEDCADAE, encoded by the coding sequence ATGAAGAGAAATCATACCATGATGCAGTTTTTTGAATGGCACCTGGCTGCAGACGGAGATCATTGGAAGCGACTGGCTGAAATGGCCCCGGAACTGAAAGCCAAAGGCATTGACTCGGTATGGGTACCACCCGTAACCAAGGCAGTGTCAGCAGAAGATACAGGTTATGGTGTATATGATCTGTACGATCTGGGCGAATTTGATCAAAAGGGTACCGTACGGACCAAATATGGCACCAAGCAGGAACTGGTGGAGGCCATTGCTGAGTGTCAGAAGAACGGCATTGCCGTCTATGTGGATCTGGTTATGAATCACAAGGCCGGAGCAGATGAGACGGAAGTGTTCAAAGTGATCGAGGTTGATCCCAATGATCGAACGAAGGAAATTTCCGAGCCGTTCGAAATTGAGGGCTGGACCAAATTCACATTTCCGGGTCGCGGAGATCAATACTCCTCCTTTAAGTGGAGCTCTGAACATTTCAACGGTACAGACTTTGACGCCAAGGGAGAACGAACCGGTGTATTCCGCATCGCAGGAGAGAATAAAAAATGGAATGAGAATGTCGATGATGAGTTTGGCAACTATGACTATCTGATGTTCGCCAATATAGATTATAACCACCCGGATGTTCGGCGCGAGATGATTGATTGGGGAAAATGGCTGATCGATACCCTCCAGTGTGGTGGGTTCCGGCTGGATGCGATTAAGCATATCAACCACGAATTCATCAAGGAGTTCGCAGCAGAGATGATCCGCAAACGCGGTCAGGATTTCTACATCGTAGGTGAGTTCTGGAATTCGAACCTGGATGCATGTCGTGAATTCCTTGATACGGTAGACTATCAGATCGACCTGTTTGACGTGTCTCTTCACTACAAGTTGCATGAGGCTTCGCTTGCAGGTAGAGACTTTGATCTCTCCAAAATTTTTGATGATACCTTGGTGCAGACACATCCTACCCATGCGGTAACTTTTGTAGATAACCATGACTCCCAACCTCATGAAGCGTTGGAATCATGGATTGGAGATTGGTTTAAGCCGAGCGCTTATGCGTTGACGTTATTACGTCGCGATGGTTATCCCGTTGTATTTTACGGGGATTATTATGGCATTGGTGGACCTGAACCTGTGGATGGCAAAAAAGAAGTTCTGGACATTCTGCTGTCTGCCCGTTGCAACAAGGCGTATGGAGAGCAGGAAGATTACTTCGATCACGCCAATACGATTGGCTGGGTACGTCGTGGCGTAGAGGAAATCGAAGGTTCCGGTTGTGCTGTGGTCATCTCCAACGGCGATGACGGCGAGAAGAGAATGTTCATCGGCGAGCATCGTGCTGGTGAAGTCTGGGTGGATCTGACGAAGAGCTGTGAGGATCAGATTACCATTGAGAAAGACGGCTGGGCCACCTTCCATGTGTGCGGTGGGGGCGTGTCGGTATGGGCCCTTCCCGAACAGAATGAGGACTGCGCTGACGCTGAGTAA
- a CDS encoding ATP-dependent DNA helicase, with translation MTTTIRISVRPLVEYVYRSGSIRPGFRTNASMQEGTRIHQRVQKEYTEEDLKEIVLEAEIQHGDLTYVVEGRCDGLIRLEGQLTVDEIKSTAGNLDDLGEGLPVHWAQAMMYAYMYAVQQDEPRMQVQLTYVHSITHEERRFRRMAERQELEQFAAEVIAGYAPYAEMIAAYEEKRDISVKELPFPFRKYREGQRKLAGAVYKTIREGQGLMAKAPTGIGKTMSVLFPTVKAIGEGEASRLFYLTARTTTRVAAEEAFARMQSEGLKMHVISLTAKDKICFKEEEACDTGQCGMCEGYYDRINGAVLDMLEHETLMTRPVIEQYARKHRVCPFEFSLDAAYAADAVICDYNYIFDPRISLKRMLEEQKRKTVLLVDEAHNLVDRGRMMFSAELEKAVFLDVKREFQSLDSSVPAAKAIVDYTGAIDKYLITLRKNGREEGKIIQQEAPEELIERLEPFVMVAEQCLVEGGSGNAETDQLLLDAYFTAQNFLRIAKLYDERFITYAECVRSEVRVKLFCLDPSVLLRQTAKGFRSLIHFSATLSPLRYYRDMLGAEEEDYTLQIPSPFQREQLDVRLLPLSVRYKDREQSRRPIAEMLQQLVSEWPRSNLMVFFPSYPYMREIYETYAQLPSEADTVIQKQGMNELEREQFLDGFQPNPERTRLVFAVMGGVFSEGVDLPGDRLNGVVVVGAGLPQIGLENNVLRDYYDRTGRNGFNYAYIFPGMNKVLQAGGRLIRTEEDRGVLVLVDDRFIQEPYRSLLPEEWRDYKRI, from the coding sequence ATGACAACAACAATTCGGATATCGGTTAGACCTTTGGTGGAGTATGTGTACCGCAGTGGCAGCATACGTCCAGGGTTCCGGACCAATGCCTCGATGCAAGAGGGGACTCGGATTCACCAGCGGGTACAGAAGGAGTACACCGAAGAGGATCTGAAAGAGATTGTGCTCGAAGCTGAGATTCAACATGGGGATCTGACCTACGTGGTGGAGGGACGATGTGATGGCCTGATCCGGTTGGAGGGTCAGTTGACGGTGGATGAGATCAAATCAACTGCGGGCAATCTGGATGATCTGGGAGAAGGACTTCCCGTGCACTGGGCGCAGGCCATGATGTATGCCTATATGTACGCCGTTCAGCAAGATGAACCACGTATGCAAGTGCAGTTGACGTATGTGCATTCGATAACCCATGAAGAAAGACGGTTTCGCCGAATGGCAGAACGGCAGGAACTGGAGCAGTTTGCGGCAGAAGTGATTGCTGGTTATGCGCCATACGCAGAGATGATCGCTGCGTATGAAGAAAAGCGGGATATCAGTGTGAAAGAGCTGCCGTTTCCTTTTCGCAAATACCGGGAGGGACAGCGGAAACTGGCAGGAGCTGTATACAAAACGATCCGCGAGGGTCAGGGATTGATGGCCAAAGCACCAACAGGCATCGGTAAAACGATGTCCGTACTGTTCCCCACGGTCAAAGCGATTGGCGAAGGCGAAGCGAGCCGATTGTTCTATCTGACTGCGAGGACGACGACACGGGTGGCGGCAGAAGAAGCTTTTGCCCGGATGCAATCGGAAGGATTGAAGATGCATGTGATCAGTCTGACCGCGAAGGACAAGATATGTTTTAAGGAAGAGGAAGCTTGTGATACGGGGCAGTGCGGCATGTGTGAAGGGTATTATGACCGTATTAACGGGGCCGTGCTGGACATGCTGGAACATGAGACGTTGATGACACGTCCGGTCATCGAGCAGTATGCGCGCAAACATCGAGTGTGTCCGTTTGAGTTTTCCCTGGACGCGGCGTATGCAGCCGATGCGGTGATCTGCGATTATAACTATATTTTCGATCCGAGGATCTCTCTGAAACGAATGTTGGAGGAGCAGAAACGCAAGACGGTGCTACTGGTGGACGAGGCTCATAATTTGGTCGATCGTGGCCGAATGATGTTTTCCGCTGAGCTGGAGAAGGCAGTATTTCTAGATGTGAAAAGAGAATTTCAGTCGCTGGACAGCAGTGTGCCTGCTGCCAAAGCCATTGTTGACTACACCGGGGCCATTGATAAGTATCTGATTACCCTTCGGAAAAACGGTAGAGAAGAAGGAAAGATCATCCAGCAGGAAGCACCGGAGGAACTGATTGAACGACTGGAACCTTTTGTCATGGTTGCGGAGCAATGCCTTGTTGAAGGTGGTTCGGGGAATGCCGAGACGGATCAACTGCTGTTAGATGCCTACTTCACGGCACAGAATTTCCTGCGCATTGCCAAGCTGTACGATGAACGTTTTATTACGTATGCAGAGTGTGTCCGAAGCGAAGTGAGAGTGAAGTTATTTTGTCTCGATCCTTCGGTACTGCTTCGTCAGACTGCCAAAGGCTTTCGCTCCCTCATTCATTTTTCGGCTACATTGTCACCCCTTCGCTATTACCGGGATATGCTGGGTGCAGAGGAAGAGGATTATACATTGCAGATTCCATCTCCATTTCAGCGCGAACAATTGGATGTGAGACTCCTGCCCTTATCCGTGCGTTATAAGGATCGGGAGCAATCCCGGCGACCCATTGCGGAGATGCTGCAACAGCTGGTAAGTGAGTGGCCGCGCAGTAATTTAATGGTCTTCTTCCCTTCCTACCCTTATATGCGCGAGATATATGAGACCTATGCACAGCTTCCAAGTGAAGCGGATACGGTCATACAAAAGCAAGGCATGAACGAACTGGAACGGGAGCAGTTTTTGGATGGATTTCAGCCGAATCCTGAACGAACACGCTTGGTTTTTGCCGTCATGGGTGGCGTATTCTCGGAGGGGGTCGATCTGCCGGGAGACCGTTTGAATGGCGTCGTTGTGGTAGGTGCGGGGCTGCCGCAGATTGGTCTGGAGAACAACGTATTACGTGATTACTATGATCGGACAGGACGCAACGGATTCAATTACGCCTATATTTTCCCGGGTATGAACAAGGTGCTGCAGGCGGGTGGACGGCTGATTCGGACGGAGGAAGACAGGGGTGTGCTGGTCCTGGTCGATGATCGTTTTATCCAAGAACCGTATCGTTCCCTGTTGCCCGAGGAGTGGCGGGACTATAAACGAATTTGA
- a CDS encoding antibiotic biosynthesis monooxygenase family protein — protein sequence MYIYLVPSPIPDALAAYPHLTLRSEEHVRLAIESAERLMNIESDDKIAAYEAFDAAGSWTGGGYAVLNNIPVTEDGRNDFEERFKNRARKVEDEPGFVGIRVLRPLKDDTYVVLTLWQSEEHFKGWQESQAYSHAHRNRSTSEGLTAQKPTMFPRPSYVTTYTIE from the coding sequence ATGTATATCTATTTGGTTCCTTCACCGATTCCGGATGCACTTGCTGCGTACCCGCATCTAACTTTGCGAAGCGAAGAGCATGTGCGTCTGGCTATTGAATCCGCAGAACGCCTGATGAATATCGAGTCTGATGATAAAATAGCCGCATATGAAGCTTTTGATGCCGCAGGCTCCTGGACTGGCGGTGGTTACGCTGTTCTGAACAATATCCCTGTCACAGAGGATGGTCGTAACGATTTCGAAGAACGGTTTAAGAACCGTGCCCGCAAGGTAGAAGACGAGCCTGGTTTTGTCGGTATTCGTGTGCTTCGCCCTCTCAAGGATGATACGTATGTTGTACTTACACTCTGGCAGTCGGAGGAACATTTCAAAGGCTGGCAGGAATCCCAAGCCTATAGTCACGCTCACCGAAACCGCAGTACAAGCGAAGGGCTGACTGCACAGAAGCCCACCATGTTCCCCAGACCTTCTTACGTCACAACGTACACGATAGAATAA